The genome window cccGTCTATTCCCCCGGCAATATCTCATTTCCcatcaagtttttttgtttccgagaatttcaaaaaaaaaaaatttgcttacCTCATCAAGTTTCCTCCTTCATTCATCTTTCATGTTTTCACCCCATTCATCAGATGTcagactccgcccacttttgagGCGCGGGATTTTTTATTCCATTAGGCATAATGGGTTTTCCAGTTTGGCGGTGCTTCTCCGCATTTTTgatgtttgtgtgtgtgtgtgtgggagTTGAAGAGCTGGGAGAGGAGGTGCTGAAATAGtgtgactgaaatttttaaagtagtttgaaattttgaaatattgagaaaaaaaataaatttcgaaaatttggacTTCTTAAAATAGtacaaacgattttttttcaaatcggaaaattgccggaattgaaatttccggcaaattggcaaatggcaaactgccgatttgccgaaccaatgcatcaaatttttggaactttggAAACTTATAaatttaggctccgcccattttaaGACCGCGCCTCTTTTGAGGGTCTCACAATTTTGTAgtattctcaaatttcaaagtcttcaagaattttcaatttttgaaaattagttagGCCACGCCCCTTTATTGGCTCAGTCTATTTCGTTAACTAATTAAGCCACGCCTCCTTTTTCAaacctttttcagaatttcaaaaataaatcactcaaattatttcaaaaatttaaaattatttactgCGTactattgaaaataattcccGCCCCATAAACAAAACCACGCCCATTTCAAAAtcccgcccatttcttggacactttttcaaaattttattttttaaactttttttctttgttttcttagaaaaaaccaatttttcagggtTACCCTTTGCTCATTCCGAGcaactttttttccgattttttcggattttttttctgaaattctccCACCGTATCATGCAAAGCCCCGTGTCCCTCATCTTGGCAATTCTTCTCGTATTCGTGGGCTGCCACGTGGCACACGCTGGCACATGGCTTTctttcagtgagttttttttttccaaatgagaagtaaatttggaaaaatataaaattaaatttttttttttttggaattcaaaaatgttccaaaacttcaatattctaattttattttaaaaaatttaaaaaaaaactttttattttttagacgACTTCAAAGAGGACGATATGATGGGTTTGGGTGAGCCAAGTCGTCGTTTCGGAGATGTCGTGTCATTGTGTAAAGAAACGGTGAGAAAAGGGGGCGGGGCTaactacaatattttttgttggaaaaaaattaaaaaaacactacTGGTTTCTCGGAAACTTTGaggttttttccaaaaaaaattacgtggACACGCCCGCCCGCAAATTGGCTGGGATCCAATGAAGGGGCGTGGTaactcatttcaaatttttgactgaaaaattaggctatgcccacaaaatggacggagcttcttcttcttgtgaGAAAATATTATGATCCGCCTCACGGTAGGTATTTTGTAACTCAAATAAATTGGGCGTATTGCAGAAatctaccgtatttcttccattagtatggcctccctattagacttgcactccctattagtattgcccctcggagaccctccgaaaattagtatggcactccctattagtcttgcactccctaatagtcttgcgtttactttttttatCGCAAACCCGTCTCGccaatttcaggatttcaacaaaaaatgttgccaattttgcaacagttttcacatcatttctacgagattgaagtttttaaacttatatgtttcaattaaaatcaaattttctgaatttttacataagattcgagtttattcagaaaaaaactaga of Caenorhabditis elegans chromosome II contains these proteins:
- the nssp-10 gene encoding Neuropeptide-Like Protein (Partially confirmed by transcript evidence), producing the protein MQSPVSLILAILLVFVGCHVAHAGTWLSFNDFKEDDMMGLGEPSRRFGDVVSLCKETQKRLAKRAAMGERVIRAQHENEKICKLLMKMGRR